TTGATGGGAAATCAACTGGATCGCATCACCCACCTGAATTACAGCGAGCTGCCGACCGGGGACCCCTCGGGGATCGAGAAGGACGAGCTGCGCGTCGGGGTGGCTTACTTCTTTTCGGATGAGGAGGAGGACCTGGACGAGCGAGGCCAGCCAGACAAGTACGGCGTGAAGGGCTCcggcagccctgggcaggagacGCCCACCCACCACCTCCACCACCAGCTGGTGCTGAACGAGACTCAGTTCTCCGCTTTCCACGGCCAGGAATGCATCTTCTCCAAGGTCAGCAGCGGCCCCCAGGCTGGGGACCTGAGCGTCTACTCGGtgtcagccctgccagccctctgcAAGCCGGgggacctgctggagctgctctacCTGGGGCCGTCGGAGCACCCGCCGCCGCACTGGGCCGTGTACGTGGGCGGCGGGCAGATCATCCACCTGCACCAGGGGC
Above is a genomic segment from Zonotrichia leucophrys gambelii isolate GWCS_2022_RI chromosome 3, RI_Zleu_2.0, whole genome shotgun sequence containing:
- the LRATD1 gene encoding protein LRATD1; this translates as MGNQLDRITHLNYSELPTGDPSGIEKDELRVGVAYFFSDEEEDLDERGQPDKYGVKGSGSPGQETPTHHLHHQLVLNETQFSAFHGQECIFSKVSSGPQAGDLSVYSVSALPALCKPGDLLELLYLGPSEHPPPHWAVYVGGGQIIHLHQGQIRQDSLYEAAAGNVGRVVNSWYRFRPLVAELVVQNACGHLGLKSDEICWTNSESFAAWCRFGKREFKAGGELQAAAGTQHQQQYYLKIHLAENKVHTVRFHSLEDLIREKRRIDASGKLRVIKDLAIVDGKE